The following is a genomic window from Xyrauchen texanus isolate HMW12.3.18 chromosome 6, RBS_HiC_50CHRs, whole genome shotgun sequence.
ATTGTACCCCTAATCGTTCTTCTGCTGCATTTTCCACACAAACCAGACTCCACAATGTCCTCAGAACATGCTTCCTCTATTCAGCATCTTTAGTTTAGTCATAAAGATGAAGTACACGAAGGATGCGGTTGCGAGAATGTTCTTTAGTATGTACAGTAGGGGAGTAACATAACCAAAGATCACCACCAGGCAGATGCGCACCACAAGAAATGGTAAATCTTGGGACAAAATACTTAATGATGCCAGCAACGGACTGTTGGGTGTTATTACCACACGCAGAACAGCCATATAAGCCAGTATGTATATAGGGAAGACCCACCCTGAGTAATAGACAGAAAGTGTCCCGGCCACCCTCACCATTTCCACAGTATCAAACCAGAACATGAAGCTGGCTACAAAGAGGTCATGACGAGGGTCTCGTATCCAAAGAAAGTGCAGAGGAccagagtgagagtgagaggaaTAAAGATATGCTGCGCTGCTGGCCCGAGAAGTGCTGCACAAATCTGCATCACCCCAGTAACCCGATGGTGACCCATTCCAGACCGGTGACCTCAGAGATGTGCCACTGTCTCCTCCATTAGCCCGCAGCTGTGCAGACACTGATGTCACCTGCTCCAAGTGAGTCAGCGCTGGGCCCGGCATCTCAAATTCTGACTCTAATCCATTTGCTTTTAAAGAAAGGGGATAAAAAGAAGACAACTTCAGAAAGGCAGagaaatagatagacagacagacagacatgtctTTAACTTATCTGGTCAAAATATATAATCTGTCATCACTTACCCTGTCCTGTCAGATGAAGAGGGCGAATTCTCTCTACTATGTCCACACAAATGAGGGAGAACAAGACCAGTGAGACAGGGAGCTCAGTGAAGTGGTCATAACAAATGCCAGCATCAACCTGAACCTGCATAACCATAAATAGGCCAGGGGGTTGCTGAGAGAACAGTCTGGAGCAAAAAAAGCCTTTTAACATCCTCAAGAGAAAACGGAGGTGAAAGACTAAAAACGAAAGCAGTTAAATCACCGCTTTTGGATAAATCACCACAAACAAACTGCATATGTTCTATTCTTAAAAGTTTctccacactttttgaccagtgaatttccatgactttaccatgacctttccagttgtttgtgattactggataaagatgttttaaaaatCCTCTTGATTCAGACCACTTCACAAATAAATCAGACCGATTTGATCATGAGCATGCTGTGTCTACACAAGAGCAACATTGAGCTGATTAAATATTTGACAGCAGAGCATAACTAGATTTTTTTGCAGATTTATCAATAGATTCATCTATGTAGATTTATCTTTATACATCTACatgacattttaagactttactTATTTGCATGACTTTGTCAGACCTGAAACACacaattttaaaacattacagATATTTCCAGGCTTAGCACAATTGTGGGAACCATGTCAGTTACAAACAGGCTCAAAATTTAggttaatttcattatttaaaaacacaCGTGCCAACCCCTATCAGAGGTTCTAAAGGTATTTGCTGTCATCAACAGACCTTCCCTAACTATGACAGTAGTAATGCATTTACAGTTAATGCACATCTAAACCCTACAGGCCTCGGTTTTAACCTGAGACTTCAGTTGGCTGCAATACAAAACCATTGACATTCCACAGACTATATAATACACCATATTTTTGGTTAATAGCAAATCTCCTGTTCTTAAGTGAGTTACTGAGTACCTCCGAGATCTGTCTATGAAAAGTTTCTGGTTTTTTTTCATGATAAGCACTAGTATTTATTACATGGAAAGTACCATAGAGTTTCTCATACATGCACATTTTCAGTATAAAGGTTTTTAAAACATTCCACTGATCTGTATGCACTGTGAATAACATTAAAAGGTACACTCTTAAAAAATTAAAGGTTCCAATTAGGACAAAAGAATTTCAGAGCCTGATGCCATGGAGAATATATTCTATGTTCCACAAAGAACTTATTAAGGAAAACCTTAATTTTTAAAAGTGTATCTGCTTGGGTAAAATGGAATGAACTAATCAGCAAATACAAGTTCATgcagtagtttaaaaatgtgacTGAGCAATGTATTACCTTTGAGCTGGCTATGATGATGGCAAAGCATGGTAAGGTGCTGACCAACACATATGCAAGTGtaacaggtctcctggaaagggGATAAGGTTTTGGTTTTTCCATTGTGAAAGTTACACcctaacaaatttttttttacaccgTGCTCTATAGTATtactgtttttatattatttgggTGCGTTGATCCATTTTGGCATTCATAATACAATTAAGTGATGACCCGAACtctgttattttttattacataactttaaggggaattttaaaatgtatgttatacATATAACAGAAATTTCCTGCATTATCTGAGTGCGGATCATCACTTTATTATTTTGCGAATGTTACACCCTAACCAAATTTATCTAAAAACTTGGGAGTTTCCAATTTCAGAAAAGACAGCTTATAAGAATTGTGTTTGCATTAACTAATTATTCTACTATTCAAAAGAAGGCATCAATGAATTACTTCAAATAACAGGATGTTTCCTTGATATGCCTTGcattacaataaataaacaataacaaataaatacattcttaaaTCCTCATGCTTAGACACTTCCAGTTGAGAAGAAAATTGCATAATACAACtgattttcagaaaatgtaactttttttttcaatttatttttctttccccattatcaaatagttttttcttgttttaacccTAATCTAACAAAAATGCATGGAGGTGTAGGCTTAAAACGACAAAACTATTTGTCAgtggggtaaaaaaaaataaataaaaattatccgGATATATTCTCTGAATAAAGTCTTAACATACGCAGTTTGGTtgcaaggatttttagaaatgttttacttGACAAGACAAAAACAgagtaagaaaatgatttttttgcagtgtactttTGTAACTTGGTTTATATAATTGTGGCAGCATAGTAAATGGAGATGCACTTACCAGTTAGTTACTTCTGAGAATCGTCGTGTCTTAAGAGTGAAGTACTTCAAAGGCACCCAAACAAACAGGGTTACACATGCCACATAGGCCACAGAGGCAGCCACCACCAGCCAATAGGCTGTGGAGCTCGACGTCACAGACCGAATGAGTGAAGCAAAGCGCTCCATAACTACAAATACAGGAATGCAGAGACATGCAAACTGCAGAACCTCATTAAGGATGAATTTGACCGTCTTCCCTGAAGGCATCTTGGCAAATTGAGTCTTCAGTAAATCCCTCTATGAGTGACCTGTCACAAAGCACATCCACTGCATCTCTCACGCTAATGAATGACTGAATGCTCCGGACTATGTACACTGGCAGTGCTTGCACTGCATTCTTAATAGAGTTATTTTATTGCCACAGTAATGAAGAAGTCACGCTTCTTTTTTATGGCTTCATGGGGGAAAAGTTGCATTCTGATATAGCAAACTGAAACACTACAATCATTATGACATTCACAAATCCAGGAATAATACAAGTGAGGATACAACATTGATATAGTGAATATTGAATTAAAATGGTGATTTTAATCTGCACTGCACAAAATCCCACTCTATTCTTATAACAAGCACTTTAATTTTAAGTGaaataagtgcagactattttcaagatctatttttttttttaaaggtgctatatgtaatatttttactgtactaaatcataaaatgaccataatatgtcattagagaattaggaaaatTCTCCGATAAAAATGCTACAAACAGTATATTCtattttgaagtttccattccaggcAGGACatcctgtttatgttttggcctgtgtgatcccgcccactcaccaatagtatttcaacaccgctgggttgccagatttgaacaagtttgcaggcgcAGGCAAAAaaactgcagccatggaagccagcaagcAAACTGGATCAGGGTCAGGGATAAAAGATTCAACCCGACATAAAAAGTCTCGTCATGCATCTAACTACCACCACGaacagaggcgtagtaaaacaaggataaattaaaaggataaaattaaattaaaggaatagttcaaccaaatatgaaaattctgtcaatatttacttatcctcatgtcgttccaaatgcACAAATAATTAATTATGGACTAATTTGAAtgatttgttttactttaaaGTGAGTTCATATCAGAAAGCATGTGAGCTTCCACCTGAGTGAAGAGGCCTTTTTGAAGATCCCGCTCTGTGCCGCTTGCTCAACCCAGAATGTGCTTCGTGATATGCCGGTTTGGGAATTTGCATAATAAGCAATTGGCCTGATGTTATGGAACTCCATTTTGTTTTAGTTAAGTTGCAAAACTTATAGcctaaataaatgcaaagtataaaTCAAACAAAGTTAAAAACGAGGAAATGGATAGGAAGTGTGGAGAGACCGTGAGAATTAGCAACGATTCCTTTTGGACTCGTACGTGTCACATTGCCAGAGAGCACGTGGGTGTGCTACGCGAACATgatagtgcagcaaaaggtgagctagtattcgataataaattaatttatacgTAAGATATATTATGTCGCATTATGTCATtgcagctgccagctagatgcaGGCCCAGTTCTGCTGGGTTGCACCCTCAGTTGAATATGTAAGCTTAATAATAAATCTATATTGGCAAAGCATTTTTCCTTGAATCCtggcgaacacacacacacacaaaatccctGCATCAGAAGCAATACACATGTATGATCTTGAAGAGTTTGTCCTAATTTACAGGCGgagcattctgctttcatgcctccATTGTTCAACTGAGCGTTTGATTAGTAAAGATTTCCGCTCTCGCATAGATAATTTCATTGCCGGTTGCTTTCGATTTCTGCTTCGGGATAAAGTGACAcataactgctggtcagtttcccaaagACAAATCCACACCTTAATGGTAAgagaaacataaaaaacaaactctATTAGTGGTTGCGGACAACTTCCGAAATCGCTTGCTTCATTATTGcacagagaaaaaatatataatcacttttctttaaagggtaactaaacccctgctcagagtctgactccacccacgagcaatatttgaaaaatgctcgaaaagtggccagaccccagcggggatagaggggacgaaccgaggaaGGGGCTTAGCGGGGGGgttgcacctgagacccgtagtgacagattaattgacagctgctgtcagactctaaaatggagagtgactggagtgacgcaagtagctttgccacggagcggtcttttgaagtcgagaacctttctcccccaccttcacctgaagtggaggagggtgaattgtctgtggataCAGGGCcagagccatatcaattcgagccgctggctcaaactgcggttttaactccctgttgagcatccgagtgcgcattcaccttcactcgcgtgcaggaaaaacaaacgaaacgctgttcagtgatgtttatccttttagcaggatttttatttagcaagcttcacttgaacataacatcagttagctgttctctcaacttagaagaatgtgacgtaaagcgtaacgtcatcatgtaaaaaaccgtatacctccaaataaaactatacaggtagtcaataccgtaatacaatgtataagggtgcaatacgtttaacactcccgcatcgcgaacgcgcgtttgtcgaccccagaggattaactttagcctaaccataaattgtgattcaaatatatatgatcactcacctcaagacgccgctgcggtggtggagtccatgcagggggagcagcgtttggcactgcgtcgcttttcagcgcgagctgtttggagaagcccatttccacctccattgcgtaaaatgcagtttgcacactcctccagctctaggcgggaactcgcggtcttccagaacaaggacgtgcaacccctggcgcctaatttccaagtctgctggaaagctatacagtccagcagtgctgttgcaaccagaaacactacacctacgtaccatcctgaccactgtactaaatacagataatctatgctaacttgaagctatcctaactgacgcaatactatgctactaactaactatgcttctaacaatactacactaacaaatatgctaattaactacctagactacactaaataatctaaataactatataaatgctatgctaaatagatgctaaaatactgatcgttttcaatactcgcaattccaactactgactcgctacagtggttttgacgaaacaagatggtttttatactgccatgggcgtggtagctcgtaccaagggcgtggtgagctggaacctgcttacgtcagctgtcaccgcttacctcacgaagtaccgcaaacagccaataggaaaattcaactgcagtagccaccgttcaacctgaagagggcagcactcagacgtttttacaccatatattgtagaattaaaacactttatacacaaatgtcaaaaaaattacttgaattaatgtccagtactaataaagccccattcttacagatcattaactaaaaaaagttggtttagggtttagttaccctttaacgaAGGCAGTGTCATTTGTGAATTaaagaatttttatttgttttgggttCCTTAAACATGATTTCATCCTTATTGGACAAAATCTCACTTTATGCTGTACACATATTGTTTATCTGTAAAATATATGGTTAAACCTGTAGGCTACATAGAAAGAGCTTGCACAAGACGTGATCGTTAGACGCATATAAAGTCCAGATAAaatttatgctgctttaaaaatatcaTTGAAAAACAAAGGGGGCATATGGTATCCACAGTCCTTCAGATTGCATATGATTTGCACATAGCCTATAAAATTGTAGGGAATATTAAAGCAACAACACTGAAATAGAGAGACTTTCACTGGTCTTTTCTGGATAACTCAATACaccctttaaaactgaacacaaaattaggatgagaaattgttcaaatgtatcaaatctacagtaatCATTCCGTGGAGACAACTGAAAAACAAGCATGAATTTCACTTTTACCTGCAATATTTTTCCTGGTACCAGTCcatgtttttattattgcaaTAAACGACTTGaacaaactttaaagttgaaaagattTTGGTTTTCTGCATCGGTTGTATCACTCGGGTCCAGTTTATCACTTCAAGAGGCATGTTTGAGgacttgtttaaagtaaataaaggtaATTAGAACTGAAAACAAATGTTATGTAATTATTTGATTTGGATCATAGACAGATACATGGGGTGCAAAATTAACGCTTATAATGAACAACACTTTTTTGCATACACACTCAGAAATGGGTAGCTGCGGCCCTTCGAAGGGGCAGTTGCTCGGGCCACTGTAGCAACCCCTGTGTACGTGCTTGGAACCAAGTATCCTACAGAGAAATTTTATGTCGGAGCGGGATTTGAgcgaacaatttttttttaccagtgaGCGGTTCTTGAGCGGAGAGTCTGTTTGGGCCGTGAACGTTTGAGTGGAGCGCACACGCATGGAGCGGGTTATTGAGTGGAGGTTCATACCACTCCGCTTCACTCTGATATCAACTACCATTGTATTGACATCATGAACCAATATTCATCAAACGTTTATTTTAGTGTTCTgtgtaagaaagtcatatggaacgacatgagggtgagtaaataaatgacagaattataatttttgggtgactatTCTTTAAGCATAAACTTATTTTCTTACTCTCATTGTTTGTGGTGTGAAACTATTTATATTGCACTAATTGCAAGTTAAGTCCCCTTGAGTAAACTGAGGTAAGTGGCTCAAATAATAAAACTTATCGGTAACTCCCATCAAGGCTCAAACCTGTAACCTTTTTTAACTCTAGTGAAGGTATATTAATTAAGCAaattaatatacagtactgtgcaaaagtcttgcaacataagatgtttcacaaaagcatttgtcttaagatggttatttatatcttcagtgggtcaataagaaatattaatgttagacccccaaacattacttttgcaaacagaaaatattagaacagaagaacagggagccctgtaaCAGATTTCATGGCCCCACAAAGCCACCcatgaacatcgtgtcagtctgagatgacatggagagacagaagtaattgagaccgcctaaatagatagaaaaactgtggtgaattctccaagaagcttggaacatcctatctgccaacaattaaaaaaaaaaaaaaaaaaaaaaaaactgcgtccaggtgtacctaggagaattggggcggttttaaaagcaaaggtggtcacacagaATATTGacattgtatgacattaagtgataaatgaaaattatttatgtcattatttttgaagacatcttcactatgcaacatgccaaaaacttttgcacattactgtattTATTGTACCTTTTCCACAATGAGCAAACACACCAGAGACATAAAATTGAAACACAATGTGTGCTATACATTTGGCCTAGTTTTATTGTGAATACTAATAATTATTAAGATGATTAAAATACTACATACAAACAACTGGGTACAGAACTGATACACTAAAAATCTTCCCTGTGGATAAGGTTTACGTAAGGATTCTCATCTCCATGTGCAAATGCTAAGGTGTTACAGAACTGGCTCATGGTCCCAGGGTTCCAATTTCCCAGAATGTCTCTATGAAATGTCAACAACTACTCTGATAACACTGCAGCCTAGACAGAGATGTGGGGTACCACCTTAGTTTATAGTAGGAGATTCAAATTAACGCATGGCATATGAGCCAGTTTGTTTTCTTTAGCGTTAGTCTCAGCCCTCCACAGGACTCAGAAACATAGATGAAGTTAACCCAATCATTCCACACACTACGATGCATTTAAACAAGATCACTCATTCCTGTGGCCATTCTAAAGGATATTGATAGTTTGTAAAATCTAAGACAAGATGCATGAGTATTTCTAACATCTGTATCGAAAGTTACAGGAAAAAAGGAAGACCTGAAAACATTTACAGAGTGCACGGTTAATGGCATTCTAATTGAGTCATAATCATCTAAGGGCTGAGGAAGTTTAAGGTGGACACGTTCGAAATGAGGGTAATGAAAAGGGTAAATTAAAAGTGCATGACATGGAGTAGCATTACTCCCCACCATCCCATGTGTCCTTTCTACAGATCAAGCAGCTGCTTTGAACATAATGTTCTAAAGACAGAGGTGAgatcacatatatacacatttagATCTGAACATAGGCAGAATATTACATCCTTCTTGTATTAATGTACTGTTaattaaaacagcaaaaaaacaatcacaatttaaataaaaatacactaaaaCATCTGATCACTTTAACACTGAGAACtgagtttaaagggacagtttacccaaaaatgaaaattgtgtcatcatttacttaataTGACCCCCCACACACAGTTGAACAAAAATATGATAAAAGAGCAATGGGGACTAATgcaaacattttgcctaacatctccttttgtgttacaaagtgttaaaaaaataaaataaattcaaagaTTTGgaaaaaggtgagtaaattatgtcagaattttcatttttacgagtgaactatcccattaaagacatttaatgtctttaattggTTAGAGGTGATGGGTCACTGTCAGGGAGGACTATGGCAGTGTTTTGCTACATGGTTCTGGAGGAGAGGTGACATGTCTTCTGTAGGCCTGAACTCTTTCTCACCATCACATCCAGTCACATAGTGATGAGAATTTAACTGACGAAACCTCTCTTTCAGGACCTGCTGTGACAAACACCGGACTATTGAGACCTACTGTATATGACATTGCCAAATCATTCATATAACTTAGTGTTTCTCATCACCTTCATCAATTTTCTAATAATAGCCACAATTGTAAAAGATCAGTCATTAAATCGCTCTCTGAGAAAATACAACCAGTTAGTAGTCAACAATCACCACATGCTTTCATGATACAAAATAAGTGTTTCTGGGTATGTTTGTAGTGTCTTAAATAAATGAGAATACCATCTAAGAGATATCTTGTGTGTCTGTGGTGTTTCAAActgaatgttcttttttttatgaatgcATGTCCGTATGAAATCAGAGAGTTTGAGTCTCTATGGGTCCTATAAGAGAGCTTTCTCTAGATAAGGGGTCTGTTGGATGTCTGCAGTAGCTGGTAGGCTATGGATGGAGGGCATGGTATAGCCGGTCTGGGTCATGCCTGCTGGAGCACTGGATTGGTTCTGATAGGACTGGACATCAGCTGGGGGCATGTTGCCTGGAGTGGGGCTGTAGACTGGAGGTTGGCCCATGTACATATGGACGTCGCTgttatgtgtgtgagagtatatatatatatatatatatatatatatatatatatatatatatgacaaaaaaaatatatatttaagcttAATGAATAATATcttacatacatttaaataaattcaaaaagaAGCATCGCACCTTGAAGATCAAGAATACAAAATATTGAAAGTCCTAAATTGGTAAATACAACAACCCATAAAGAAATCTGATATATTGCTATTTATGCAAAacacatatataatatgtatgtacATGTATGATCTTTactgatctataaaaaaaagtcttgaaatatatataaacttgtatatatattttaatatgttttcaaaATACTACAAGAATGGCTGTTTTCATACATACATCAAGCACATAAGGTATCCACAAACTTCAGGCAACCTATGTTGTTTGTGGACACCTTATGTGCTTGATAAACATTTCGACTCTTAATTTTAAGTCCATAGGCATCAATTCCTCCTTTGCTGCAACAACAGTTTCCACTCTTCTTGGAAGGTTTTCAACTATACTGTATGTAGCAAAatggctgcagggatttgctcccattcagacacaagagcatcagtgaggtcagatAGTGATGTTGGGGCAATTGGGCCCAATTGAGCCCAATTGAGCTTCCAATTCATCCCAAAAATGTTCAACGTGTTCCGTTTTGGGTTTtttgcaggccagtcaagttctctCACACCAGATGCAGTATGTTAAGTTTGagacattataaatgtattcatgcatatGTATACCTCTCTGCTGGATATCAGTTGAACAAGTGACTATCTGTTTAAGATTGCACATGACCATTTACTGAAGGGCAAATGGGAAGCTCTTGTTGTGAAGTAATCACCAAAAAATTACATATGCACAATGTGTACAAaatatgtgtacacacacacttctaactgacccttcgctaagccccgccttaaaagtgCTTCTGGCCAGTCCTGTGTGTCTTATGTGcccaagacttttttttttatctaaataatGTACATATCATATATGGCCATCTATCAGAATTCTGTATGGCAGTGTTGTAAatgtataatacaaataaaaaaaataaaataaaatgtgacatttaaacaattaaaatcataatacaaaagTTAATTACTGTGGTTACCTGGGAGCTGGCTGCCCGGCAATTGGTGTTCCTGTTTGGTTCATAACAGAGAGCTGCTCCATTGGAACATTGTATGTTGGTGCTCCTGTGCTACTCATTGCATACTGCCCTCCAGTGGACTGGACAGTGTACacctacaaatacacacacagagatactcaAATGATCTGATATACTGTTCCAGTGACAAAATCCTCTTAAATCATTACAGCACAATAAGCCATCATTACAATCTTAATCACTCCCAAACTAAATGGATAAACAACACAGTCATCATTTTACAGTCTTAAGAAATTGTCTAATTTCTTCACACAGAGTTTTAGGCTCGTccacaatttttgtttttagttgttCCTCAGGTTTGCTGGTTCTCACCTGTTGGGAAGTGTTTGGAGTCTGCTGCATGTAGTATTGCTGGCTCTGTAATTTAGCATACATGGCGTACACTGGATCTTCATTCATTAGCTTAGCATAGAGGGAAAGAGCTTCCATGACCTTCATATTCAGATCGGACAACTCGGAGTGTTTCCTGAAAACAGAGTTATTATGTGAGATCTAAGGGAAACAGCACATGGGTTTGTTTGAGTTTCAATTCACTAGAAATGATTGTAGGTTTGTTTACAGGCTTTGGGTCCATCTACCTTTGAATAATTAGTTCTCATTTTTGTCTTCAAAAAGGAATAACCGATAAACcgttcatttacatttatcacatttccATTATCTCTATCACATCACAACAATTAACATTGTATCCGCTTGgttgtcaatttaaaaagaaatagacAAAAAcggaaaacaaattattaaaattaactaaactaaaatttttctaattattttaatgaagaacattAATATTTCTTGATAAAACCTCTGACAGCTGCATGTTTATTGCAATGCATACAGATCGTATAGGCCAgatgttaaagggtaactaaaccctaaaccaactttttttagttaatgatctgtaagaatggggctttattagtactggtcattaaTTCAAGTAATttgtttgacatttgtgtataaagtgttttaattctacaatatatggtgtaaaaacgtctgagtgctgccctcttcaggttgaacgatggctactgcagttgaattttcctattggctgtttgcggtacttcgtgacgtaagttcccgcgagttcccgcctagagctggaggagtgtgcaaactgcattttacgcgggattgcttctccaacgcaatggaggtggaaatgggcttctccaaacagctcgcgctgaaaagcgacgcagtgccaaacgctgctcctcctgcattgactccaccaccgcagcggcgtcttgaggtgagtgatcatatatatttgaatcacaatttatggttaggctacag
Proteins encoded in this region:
- the tmem236 gene encoding transmembrane protein 236 — encoded protein: MPSGKTVKFILNEVLQFACLCIPVFVVMERFASLIRSVTSSSTAYWLVVAASVAYVACVTLFVWVPLKYFTLKTRRFSEVTNWRPVTLAYVLVSTLPCFAIIIASSKVQVDAGICYDHFTELPVSLVLFSLICVDIVERIRPLHLTGQANGLESEFEMPGPALTHLEQVTSVSAQLRANGGDSGTSLRSPVWNGSPSGYWGDADLCSTSRASSAAYLYSSHSHSGPLHFLWIRDPRHDLFVASFMFWFDTVEMVRVAGTLSVYYSGWVFPIYILAYMAVLRVVITPNSPLLASLSILSQDLPFLVVRICLVVIFGYVTPLLYILKNILATASFVYFIFMTKLKMLNRGSMF